One Verrucomicrobiota bacterium genomic window, TATGCGGAAACTGTCGGCGGGCTGGCCTTTGCGTCCGAACCCAAAGCCATTGTCAACCTGCCCGGGTTCAAGCGTAAAATATGCATGGAAGGACTCGCGGATTACTTAATGTATAGCTATGTGGCCGGCAGTCATTCCATTTGGGAAAATATCCATCAGTTGCTGCCGGGGCATTACCTGCTGTATCACCTAAAAGATCGTCGTTCCGAAATCAGCCCGTATTGGCAACTTAATTCCGTGCCGCGCCATTGGTCGGAACCGGAAGCCATCGAATGCCTCGATGGGCTTCTTAAAGCGGTGGTCAAAGAGCATTTGATAAGCGATGTCTCCATTGGAACTTTCTTGAGCGGAGGACTGGACTCAACCATGGTTGCAAGCTACGCCGCCGAGGCGCATCCACGGATTCAGACCTTCACCATTGGATTTCAAGGCTGGGTGGTGGATGAAACGTCTGCGGCGCGCGTCACCTCGACCGTGCTGGGTACGACTCACCACGAGGAGTTTGTTCGAGCCGACCGGATGGAGGATTGGATGCCGATGTTTAAGCAACTCGACGAACCCATCGGAAACACCTCCAGCATCCCCACGTTCCTCATTAGCAGCCTCGTTCGGAGGCAGGTCACCGTGGCCCTTTCTGGAGACGGTGGCGATGAAGTTTTTGGCGGCTACAAATGGTATGCTCACATGGAACGATGCCGCTGGCGCAAACGAGCCCTGTTTGGATGCTCCCCGCTGATTCGGGCTTTAGGTCAGGATACCACCAAACTCGGGCGTCGGGCGGACCGTCTGCACTTTTATCGGCAGTTGCATTGTCCCAGTTTTGATAGTAGTGAAATCCGCACCCTTTTTCCCGGCTTGCCTGACGACTTGTTGCGCCGCCCGGCGACTTGGCTTTATGAGAAACATTTTCAGCCGGAACCCGGTGGTATCAAACGCTGGCAGAATTTGGATTTCCACACCTTTTTGCCGGATAGCAACCTGGTGTACTCGGACCGAGCTTCGATGTTGAACTCGATTGAAATCAGGGTACCGCTGCTGGATCGTCGCATCATCGAATTCGCGTTTTCGCTGCCGGAACACCTTTCCATGTCCGATCTGACGCAAAAACTGCCACTGCGCAAGCTGCTGGAAAAACGTGGGTGCGGCCACGTCCTGCAAAACCGCAAACAGGGATTTTCCTGCCCGGTGTTTCTCTATTGGAAGCCTGAGGACATGGCGCAAGAGATGCTCCACGGGGCTCTGGTGCGGGAAGGGATTGTTAACCCGGTGGCACTCAGTGAAATCTGCCGACCGGAGGTCGTTCAAGCCAATGGATTACGTATCTGGCTGCTGATGGTTTTGGAAAAATGGTTCAGCAACTGGATGCTGGTCTAACTTCATGAAGCAGCCCAATCACATTCGGCAGCAATTCGGAGTTTTAGGCTTGGACTTGCCACGTTTGGCTTGGTGCCTGGCCCGACCTGGTGGTTGGCTCCATTACCGGAACCGCATTGATAATTTGAAGATTTCCCCGGATGGCCGGGCCGTGGCCTGTCAGAGTCAATGGGGTAGCAATCTGCACGCGATGGACCAATTCCCCGCGCTCAGTTGGCCGCTGATGCGGCGCGCGCTTCGGGCGTGGCCGGTGCGATTGAGCCGAACCCCGGTCATCTGTGGCGCGCCGCAACTGTCTTTCATCCTGCCGCACCGGGGACGGCTAAGGCTGCCATTGCTGCATATCACCATTGAATCCATCCTGGCGCAGCGGGAGGTGCCAGTGGAGTGTATGGTGGTCGAGCAAAATGAGCGCCGGGAAATTTTTGACCTGCCGCGTGGCGTTCGCTATCTGCATCTGCCCCATCCCAAAGATCCGGTTTCCTGGCGCAAATCTTGGGCCTACAATGAAGGCGTTCGTCTCGCTTCCACCGAAATCGTGGTTTGTCATGACGGCGATATCCCAGTCCCCACTCGCTATGCGGTGGAAATTCTGCGGCAGTTCCGGGAGCACCAATGGGATGCGGTGTTTCCGCAGCGGTTCCTGTTTTACCTCAATTCCTCAGTTACACGTGAAATCATTGCGCAGCGTTCCCTTCCCCTCTGCCATTTGCCGGAATGTGTCCGACAGAATTGGAAAGGCGGCACCTTGGCAATCCGAAAAGAAGCGTACTGGAAAATCGGCGGCTTTGATGAGCAATTTATTGACTGGACGGGGGAAGATCTCGAATTTCATGACCGTTGCCTGGAGTTGAATTGCTTTGACTACGGGTACATCCCCTTCCTTCATCTCTGGCACCCTCCACAGGAAACCAAACTGGGACTAAAAAGAGAACAGAACCTCGCAGAATTCCATAATTTGATGCAAATCCCGCGAGCGGAACGCATCCGCCGGTTGGTGGGTCAAACGTGACAGGCGGTATGAATCTTGAAGTCAAG contains:
- the asnB gene encoding asparagine synthase (glutamine-hydrolyzing), whose protein sequence is MCGIFGFAGKVSESEFERCGRLLRHRGPDAFGVHHDRDNQVHFAHCRLAIIDLSSNGAQPMCNETGDVWVVFNGEIYNFQKLRQELEGLGHVFKSNSDTEAILHAWEQWGTSAFKRLEGMFAFGLWDRQRRQLALVRDRVGIKPLYYAETVGGLAFASEPKAIVNLPGFKRKICMEGLADYLMYSYVAGSHSIWENIHQLLPGHYLLYHLKDRRSEISPYWQLNSVPRHWSEPEAIECLDGLLKAVVKEHLISDVSIGTFLSGGLDSTMVASYAAEAHPRIQTFTIGFQGWVVDETSAARVTSTVLGTTHHEEFVRADRMEDWMPMFKQLDEPIGNTSSIPTFLISSLVRRQVTVALSGDGGDEVFGGYKWYAHMERCRWRKRALFGCSPLIRALGQDTTKLGRRADRLHFYRQLHCPSFDSSEIRTLFPGLPDDLLRRPATWLYEKHFQPEPGGIKRWQNLDFHTFLPDSNLVYSDRASMLNSIEIRVPLLDRRIIEFAFSLPEHLSMSDLTQKLPLRKLLEKRGCGHVLQNRKQGFSCPVFLYWKPEDMAQEMLHGALVREGIVNPVALSEICRPEVVQANGLRIWLLMVLEKWFSNWMLV
- a CDS encoding glycosyltransferase — its product is MKQPNHIRQQFGVLGLDLPRLAWCLARPGGWLHYRNRIDNLKISPDGRAVACQSQWGSNLHAMDQFPALSWPLMRRALRAWPVRLSRTPVICGAPQLSFILPHRGRLRLPLLHITIESILAQREVPVECMVVEQNERREIFDLPRGVRYLHLPHPKDPVSWRKSWAYNEGVRLASTEIVVCHDGDIPVPTRYAVEILRQFREHQWDAVFPQRFLFYLNSSVTREIIAQRSLPLCHLPECVRQNWKGGTLAIRKEAYWKIGGFDEQFIDWTGEDLEFHDRCLELNCFDYGYIPFLHLWHPPQETKLGLKREQNLAEFHNLMQIPRAERIRRLVGQT